From Solanum lycopersicum chromosome 4, SLM_r2.1:
TTTTGATAAACAAGACACCATTTTGAGAACCAAACTGAAATTCCAAGAATAACCCAgttcaaaatatatcaaaaatcactacaaacatgcaaaaaaaattaactttatcAAACCCATCATCAAATCCCTAACCCACAACTATAAAGATTTTAATATCACAAGACGCCCTTTGAGAGTTGAGCACAATCCacaataaaccaaaaaaataacacTAAACATGCATAAAGTTAAACAATTCTCAATGAATTAACCCTTAACCCATCAAACCCCTAACCGACAAAATTATCCCAACACTAACTAAAAAGATGTTAATATCACCAGATACCCTTTTGAGAGTTGAGCACAATTCACAATAAATCAAAAAACACTCCAAACATTCAAAAATAAACAACTTTCTCAAACCCATCGAATCCCTAACCCACAAAATTATACCAACACTACCACTAGTTATATAGATTTTAATATCACCAGAAACCCTTTTGAGAGTTGAGCACAATTCATAATAAACATGCAAATTAAAAActttcttgatgaattaacccatcaAATCCCTAACCGTCAAATTATCCTTAACACTAACACTAACCACCAAGATTTTAGTATCACAAGACACCCTTTGAGAGTTAAGACCAACCCACAATACATCAGAAAGATCAGTCTAAACATGCCAAGAAAATGTTAAAACTTTCCCGAAGAATTAACCCATCAAATCCCTAACCCACAAAATTGTCCTTAACACTAACACTAACCACCAAGATTTTAGTATCACCAGACACCCTTTTTGAGAGTTGAGCACAAttcacaaaaaatcaaaaatcactCTAAAGGTTCTTAAGGTGCAAAAGTTAAAAACTTTCCCAATGAATTAACCCATCAAATCCCTAACCCAAAATAACTATCCTAAACTCTTGCACTAACTATAAAGATTTTAATATAACAAAACACCCTTTTGAGAGCTAAGCACAATCCACAATGAATCAAAATATCAGTCCAAACAtgcaaaaaaacataaaatttctcCATGAATTAACCCATCAAATCCCTAACCCACAAAATTAACCTCAACACTaacctaaaaaaaaacaagatattAGTATCACCAGACACCCTTTTGAGAGTTGAGCCACAACCCACAATAGATCAAAAATCACTCCgtacatgcaaaaaaaaattttaaaaaaaatactcgaAGAATTAACCCATCAAATCCCTAACCAACAAAATTATCCTCAACACTAACACTAACCACCAAGATTTTAGTATCACCAGACACCCTTTTGAGAGCTGAGCACAACccacaataaattttaaaaaatcactccagacatgcaaaaaaaaaaaagaacttcttcGAAGAATTAACCCATCAAATCCCTATCCCACAAAATTATCCTACACACTACCAGTAACCACCAAGATTTCCATATAACAACACACCCTTTTGGCAAAATAGCAAAACCCACAAACAATACCTCGAGATTGAAGAGATTGGAGTACGAATACTGCTTCTTAGGGTCCATAGATTACGTTGTTGGAGCTGTGAAAACAACAATGGAAACAAGCATTTGGTGGGGCGGATGAAAAAAACAGCAAAAAACAAATTAGAAAGAGAGGAAATTTGTAGTAAAtagtaaagaagaaaaaggagaaaagtaACCCTAAAAGaggagaagaagaggaagaagagggATAAGGAGTGTAACGAGAAAGAAGAGGGAAGAGGAGGTGAAGACATTGGCATATGCTAATGTAAGCCGGGAGGGTTAACTTTCGTTAACGTGCGCTATAGTGaccactttttatttttctcaaaatcaaaAGCTTTGATTTGCTTTCTTTCTGTGTTTTGTTGTGTGTGATGGAGGCAATGGTTTGGTCTTGTGTGTGCTATTGTATTATTAATCTTTTATTTAGGTAAgctcttttgaaaataatttttcaagtcTATAtgctatataattttttaatttatgtgtaaAATCACGTTAGATATGTTCTTATATTATAGTcaaaaatctttcaaaaataatctGTGTAGAATTACGTTTAATACGTTCTTATATCATggtcaaatatttttcaaaaataatctcTCTACTTTCCAGATGTAAGGTCTAGATACACTCTATACTTTCAGAATCTACTTGTAGGATTATGTTGGATATGTTCTTATATTATAGTCAAACATTCTTATATCATAgttaaatattttccaaaaataattgaaaGTATATGTTCTTATAAGTCAAACATTCTTTTATCATAGTCAAACATTTTTTCGAAAATAATTTCTCTACTTCCAAGATGTAAGGGCTAGATACACTCtatgttttttaaaatctaCATGTAGGATTAGTCAAACGTCTTTATAGCAGTGTATTTTATTCTCATATGTTTCTGTATTCAGGTTTTGAACCTAAAACCTCTGATAAGATGAAGCACTAATGCACTATAACCCACCTAGGTCATTGAGTAAGATTATGTATGTGTTGCCAATGagttatgaatttattagtCCTATATGTATATACATCACTTATACAATATTCACTATCATTAACTAAGTTgataatttattactaatactTCTCCATTTCaaactatatattattattattacttaagTAGCAAACAATTACTAATAGtcctccatttcaatttatcaaaccttgctttactttttagtttgttaaaaaagttttttttattttcagtaATTCTTTGGTTTTAACTTTTcactaaaacatatatattttaatacattttaatacatttgtGATCTGACAGATATATAAATTATGACTACAAGATTCAAAAGCATTTTTTACTTCTAAGGAATAACTTGTTAGCTATGAAAATTGGAAACTTATAGTTTGTTGCAACCCATGGCTCATAGGTTTTGCTACATTTAAGGCAATTTTGAGACAATAAATCCAATCATACAAATACAAGATTCCAAATGATTGTTATGGATCTAATACGAATCACATGCACAATTCAAAACTCGATGAATAATGAGTCAGCCCCTATATCCTTGAACACAGAAGTATCAAGCTTTTGTCTGCAGCAGGATTCGGTTCGAAAAATTCAGGGCCCAAAAGACATAACCAATCCAATAATACTACATGATGTATTCTGTGGATTAACACAACCTTAAAATACAATCTTGGGAAGAAGTACAATGCAGTAAAATTGACAATGGCAAGGCATGTAGCTACTCATTGCAGCAACCATAAAAGAAGGGGGCATTCTTACACTGCCCTATTATGATTTTGCATAGAATGTGTTCTAATTGGGGAGAAAACCAGGACATAGTTTACTACAAAATGTTCGAAAAGGATCATAATTCTAGCAATACAAAATTGTCCTGGACCTGGAGTCCATTCATGTTTTCCAACGACTTGTCACTCCTTCCACATATCGGCAAATTCATCCACCTCCATAGGATTAGACAATTGATGTATCTTTCTCCTGGCCTTTGCTTTGACTTTCTTTGCATATTTGCCAGCCTTCTGTTTTTTCTCTAGTGATCGGATCTGGAGTGGTGATGTTAATAGATAAATATTAGTAACTGTACTTAAGAAGTCAGTTCTTCCGCAATATATACAAATCTTTGCTCATAGGGGAAGCAGCAACCGGCATGAAGAAAAATGAATCTCTGCTCATAGGGATGAATCTTACCTGATTGGGTGCAACATAAAATGGGTTCTCATAAAGAGTAGGGCCACCAAAGCTACCACCAAAGATCTTAATTGGGTTCAAGCAAAACCTTGGACCAACCTGCATACATAATTACACAACTTCAATATCAAACATGATGGTTACTCTAGGACTATTCATAGTTTGATTTCAAACCTCAACAAGTGTCATCTTTTCCAGGTCCCCACGGTCTATTTTCTGTGTTGCTCCATTATGAGGACAAGATATCTGCTCCAGAGAGTCAACAAAGTGATTTGAAAAAAGGTTACAACACTTGGTAAAGAGAACCTTAAGAAATGACAGAAGCCTTTgttaatacaaaggaaaaaagaaataacagaAGGCTTTGAGGTGAATGATACACATATTAGACATCCTTTTCCCCTTGcagataaaaaatatcaaatcctATAAGTCagcagattcttggcatgcaaTTTGTACCCATACCAAATGGACCACTAGGATTTGATTTTGAGGTTGAGGGTAGAAATATGGACTCCCTCTTCCACAAAAACAAGTGTAGTGGTAGGGTGGATTAAATGGTAGAAAACTTACACACCCTGGCTTCCTGGACTAGTAATATCAGATGATCTCACGTATCACTTATCCCACATTTATGACTAAAAGACTATATATTCTCTCTGTTCCTTTCTATATTCGTTTTCTGGCTGTACCAATTCTCAACCTCTTATATTGGCTGAGTAATTATATTATCCTTTTGAACTGAAGGATGAGGGTTGAACCTATAGCCAACCCCAAGAAATTTCCTACCAGAGGACAAAAGGGAAATACTTGAAGCACACTTTGTTATGGGCAAGAGATGGACCATATAAATAACTCATTTCTTCAAGTCAGAGCAACGCTCTCAATGCAGGAAATTTACTATGGTATGAGTAGTAACGAACCTGGTAATTACGGAACCACACGTGGTCATCAAGAATTGAAAACACAATTACATGATCATAGAAAGGTTTAGATTTCCGGTGATCCTTTGGGGTTCCAAAAATCtgatgaaacaaaataaaataatgtgttAGAATGTCATCAGAGATGGTTAAATAATCATGCCATGAGAAAGCTAAATATTTACAAAGGaattaaaaaatggaaaatgaatGCAACTCAAACAAATAAACTACTGCATTTGAACCTTCAACCTCTAAAAGAAATCAGAttgaacaatttatttttttacgaaAATGCTCTAACCATCACTTAATTTGAATAGCAAGAACGCATTGAAGAGTCACTGCAAGCAACGAGCTTCAATGAAGAAATAGCAGCAGAAACCGAAGAAAGTGCTTGTTATATGATTGCAGCCCAACTTTTTCACTAAAAATGGCATCTTAAGTAACCAAAAAACTATATTAAAGTAAAAGTAGGTTTTCAGCTTCAGCCTCCTTGGACGACGGAATAACTTAAAAGTTAAGCTAAACATAATAGGTAATAAACTGAAAATGTACTATAAAAACCAACTGTCTACATTTAGTTACAAGGAATTATCACAAGGATTAATGCTCTGAACAGAGTCAAACTACCTGTATGAACATTTCTTTCAAAAGCTTCCAGTGAGGCTGTTTATCGAAATTGCTTGAGAAAGTCAAAATAGGGCGTGAACCCTTCAAATGATTTCCAGTCAGTTTTAATTCTTCCATTGTGTGCActtcaaaaacaaaaggaaaagcaGAATAAGTTGGACCTTTCCtcattcaagaaaatatcacaAGTGAGATGAAAATTTTCACAAACAATTTCAAGTGCATTCCAATTATACATGAACATCAGAACGTGATTGATAAAAAACATCTAGTTGATTACCTGCAATGACTAAAAATACATGAACATCAGAACATGATTGATAAAAAAACATCTAATTGATTACCTGCATTGACTAAAAACTTCACGGATGGACCATTGGGGCATTTCGCCATCCAAAGATAGAGGTCTTTTCCCTTCCGGCACTGAAATTAAGAAAATGGAACATATATAAAAGCAAATGGAACATATATAAAAGCAAACTTaggataatgataaaaaaacagAAGCAATGAAACCATAGCTTCTAAAGGATAAAAAAACGAAACGTCTTTCAGCAGAATTTCTATTGAAATGGTCAAAACAGATAGAGGCAATTCCATAATCACATGTTaagtatatttttctaaaacaatAAGTCCTAAAGCCTCTATTAGCCAAAATGATATGCGTATGGTATTCTCTGCAACAACTCGAACAGCCTCTGCTATATGCCATGAGGTTATTTCAAGAGGCTATCCGTCTCCCACCTGAAAAAATGAACTTCCCTAATATTTCATTCTTCCCCAGGTTATAATCCAAAAGTAAGTCCttcaaaaacccaaacatttgACCATTAAGACAAGCAATTTTATGGCTGTTTTGGTGCATTTTGGGATGATTGCACCAGGGTGGGGAAGGAAAACGGTGATGGGAATATTTGGTTGCATATGGAAGAGGTATAATCTTGTATAATGAATTTCCACACTGGCAACGAGCTTAAGAAGTATGTTCATCTTTTAAATGCTTCAGCACACTATTTTATGGTTTTAATCTTTTGATTAGGTGCATCTAGAACTGGAGACATCCACaggatacaatgcaaatgataCTCCAACTGACACTAGGTTGTAGGCTTGACCAAGAACAACCTacagttattttttatattcaggAGTAACCTAAACTTCACATTATATATGCATCTTCGGCGCACAGGTAGTTTAACAAAATGCTTTGTTTGctttattttaaacaaaaaggcTAAAAGAGAACAGAACTTACCAATCAAATAAACAAAGAGGGGAAGAGCAGAAATTGAACTTTGAAACTTCATATGAAGTCACAGTCAAAATGCAAAAAGGTAGCAGTGAGTGCTTCAATCAGGCTGATTTTTCTCagtacataaaaaatattcagaGCACATGAGTAGGAATATTGGGCAAATTAAACCAAACCAAAAGAACAGAATTAGATAGTTGTCCGATGCATGAGGAGTTTATACAGTCCTAAATCCTAAAAATCTGAAAAACAGTGCGAAAAGTAGCTGTCCCGATAATCACTTTAAGCTCAATTGAAAGGCATCTGAAAGAACTAAGCTCAATTGAAAGGCATCCCAAGGATGCACAGACAAGTTAAATACATGTAGCCACTATTAGACCTTGCTTCAGTGTAGTAGCCCGTAAATCACACAAGAGAGGTATGCTATGTAACAAGCTGCTCAAGTAACACCAAATCTTATAGCAAGAAAACTGAAACAGCAAGGATACCTCAAAGAACAAACAAGAGGAACAGCTCTTCAACTCAACTAGCTCATTCAACGTTGCACCTTTAGAATCTTTAGACTCCACCTTGTTATCCTTCTTACAGTGAGGCAAAAGGGACACCAAATTCAACATTAAATGCCGATACCTAAAATCCACAGAaacccaacaacaaaaaatcaatctttttgattatttacaGCAACCCTTTTGACTAAAAAGCTTAAAAAACACAAACCTGTAATTAATACGACGAGAACAAGTCACCAAAACTTTCTCTTTATTTCTAAAAGTAACTACTGAAGTCTCTTTGTTTTCTTCAGTAGAACCATCTTTAAAACCTAAAAGAGTTCTCTTAGGCCTTTCTATTGCAGTTTCTTCTATGGCCGCAGCCTCTGTTTCTGTGTGCTTCCGCTTCTTTCCCATGGAAAATCTTCAAGAATTTGCTTTACAAAGAATAGCGGCAGGGGTTTAAGCCAAATTGGGACTCTATTTTGTATTTGTAAGGATTTCAATTTGGGCTTTCTTTTGGGGCTTGCTAAGCTATTGGGCTGCTACATTGTTATACAAGGTTTAAATGCGTATCGAATGAGAAATTAGTATtacaaacttttttatttaaaaacaataacttttataataaatatttttttgtaaattatgtACATATTATTATTTACACTAAATCaaatactaatatttaaaatttacgtAACAAATTTTATGAACACAATAATTAAGgcttgaaaatttaaaaaataaaatgaaattagatTCACTCTAAAAGATTCACATATTCCATACAAATCAGggcaaaaggagaaaaatatatatctaaaattaagtaaaatatactataaataattaataacttacatatttttaaaataaataaaaaagtttagCTTACTCTCGAAATTAGAcaacatatatcacataaagattgaataaaatatataataaatcaaaataattaacaatttaaaaaattataatatctaaactctcaaaattttatctttgctaacaaaatttcatatgaaaattacataagaagtaaaaacttaaaatattagaattttttttcagaCTCAAAAGTCATCTgttcacataaattaaaatataatagtaaGTGAGTATTCCCTCagtttcacaaagaatgacctGATTTAACTTGACACGGAATTTGAGAATATAAAGAAGAATTTTGTAtattgtggttctaaattaatgttaggttaaatatacaaaattttcctttcatcttgtggccttaaacataTCAGATGAAAAactgattttaaaatattatagaaaaaaggtcattcatttttaaacagattaaaaagaaaaagagatcttaaagtaaaatatattaggCCGGGGCTAGAACTTGAGacaggggtattttggtcctttAAAGCTCAGGGTTCATTCTTCTATACCTTCTCAGTTCTCACTCCATTAACATTTTTCATCAGATTTGTTTGGTTTTTATCTCTTCCCaggtatgtatgtatgtatttattgtatatgtattatatatatgttcgAATATGGAACTGAATTTGGTGATTTGTAATTTTGAGGCCTAAACGGCTACAGGGGTTGAGCTGCCCTGGTACAGAAGTGTGTCTGTTTAGCTGATACAATACAATGATAAACTTTTTTAATGGTAAAAAGAATGGAAATGTGAATTTGGGTTTTCATAGTTTTGTGTCTGCTTCTTGATATATGTAGGAAAAATTGGTTCTTGATTATTCAAATGGTAACCAGATTTGTTTAGATGATATGTTGTGTATGTAACCTGTTTGATGAAATGTCTATGAAATTATTTGAGTGTATTTTTAAAAGTTCTCCAATCAGTCAATACATTAATTATATGTGAGTTGTCAATTTTCTTGATATATGTAGGAAAAATCGATTCTTTATTGTTCAAATAGTTTGGATTTCAATGGTACCTAGAAGTGTGTTTGTTTAGATTGTGTATCTAACCTGTTTGATGAAAGAATTTGGGTTTATTTCATTGTTAATTCTTACAATCAGATAGTGAAGTAACTATAGGTACTTTATCATGTTAGTCAGACTTCCATTTTTTCTACTTGTTGTTTATTGTTTAGAAGTGGCTAAGAAGTATGAACACACTGCAAGAACAAGTTATTACCTGAGTTTTACATCAAATTTGGGCTAAGATGTGTATGCATGGCCCTGTATGTTACCATTTCAAAGGAGGAAAACTCATTTTGGACTAGAAAACAGTTTTGTTATAATGTTGGtgttgttttgttattttgtgtGTGTTCTTGTATATGGTCATAGGATAGAAGTTCTCAAACATGTTTGGATATATGGTCCGGTCCGCATGTTTTGGAATGTAGAACGATGATTGACTAAGCAGTAAAATTTCTCTGGCCATCACCTCGTTAAGTAgctttaaatttgtatttgcaTGATATTGATGCCATGCAAGCTAAACTTAGTATTTAAGTGGTGAAGGGTAGCAGGGTGTGCCTGTTATGCCGAGCTCCAATAGGTCATAAGGGTTGACATTAGACAGATTTTGTGATCATAAAAAATTGTCATGAGATGACATGCTCAGTGAGGATTCACGTACTCGACCTCCACTTGTTTGGGACCGAGGCATAGTTGTTAGTTTCTATTGATGTTGTATCAACACTCGGGTAGCTAAACCATTGAGAACCACCATCTCCAAACTGAAGATTCTTTAGAAGTTTAAACTTATCTATGATTATAATTGTTAATGTTTCAGCCATTAAgctctatatatgtatatatctggAAAACTAAAACTTCATTCTCTTTTCAGTTGTCTCTTACCAAATAAGCTAATGGGTGACAAGAAGAAGGCTGGTGCTCTATTCGTGAGGCTTGTTTCAACTGCTGGAACTGGATTTTTCtatgtgaagaagaagaccaaaacTCTTATAACGAATCAGACGAAGCTTGAATTTAGAAAGTTTGATCCTCGAGTGAATTGTCATGTTCTCTTCAAGGAAGAAAAGATGAAGTGATGCAAACGCCAAACTTTTTGCCAAATCCTCTTTTTAACGGTTCTTTCATTTTTGCAGCAGCCACTCAGTTGTGAAATTAGACAACAGGACCTTTTGCTCACTTGTGCTACCACAATTAAGTAAGTTTGTTTAGTTCTATTTATGCAATTCTCTGAGTTCGTTCGTGATCATGTTGAATGAATATAGTTATAGAAGAGTGACTTTGGACGAACAATTCCATCAATTTACATGTATGATTCTTAAGGtcgatttgatttgatattttcttgaactCCCCTATGTTTGATTGTTGAGGTTTTATTTATGGCAATCAACATGGGTTGAACCCGTAACGGACACCTAACTTACatattattacatttttttcctGGACATGGTAGCTAATGGAAgaccaatatatcaaaataacatatcataaaattaatactatACAACCACCACATATTTTACCATTGAGCACTTCAAAAAGATGGCTCTCACAAGATTTGTGTATCTCAATCCAactaattgaaaatatatattacaaacCAAACAGTCAGAAACAAATTGTCTCAAAACACAAATGAAAACTAACAGTAATTACAAGAGGAAAAGGTAAGCCGACAGTTACAACAAATATTCAGTGGAATTCAATAAGTGGGATTACGGGATGATGTTATGTAGAGATAGAGAGACTCCTTCTGATAACCGAACTAACAATTGCAAAGTGAACATGTCTCTAAGCAATGAGGAAAGGCAGAATAGTCAGCATGAAGGAATCATAAGTAAATGTTGCTGAGCCAGAGTATGTAATATCCTTCTCCTTGAATTTCTCTGTCAGTCCCTGCACATATACACGACTTTGTGAGAATCGAAtgacatgacatgtttaagatcagAACATACACCTCTTAGTCATTCTTAGTGTAAGACGACAAGAATTAAAAGTCTTCTTTGTGATCTTAAAGATTCAGACCAACATTCTCATTTTCCCCCCAATGAACCTTTCTTATATGAATAACATGACACGTTCAAGAGCAGAAGATATAAAgagtactttttatatattatacaccTTTTGGGTCTCTATCTCGGGCTAAGGTTCGCATATACTTTATCCTCCTCAAACAACACATATGAGATTATAATAGATATGTTATTGTATAAAGACAAGATTCTGAGATTTCTTTACGATCTTAAACTTCAGACcaacattttcatttcatcctcAATGAACCTTCTTATAAGAATGACATCGCATGTTTAACATCAAAAGATATAAAGGGTATTTTTGATATGTTATATACACCTTTTAGTGTAAGACGATTTTAAAGTATGTAATCAGCCAAACTAAGACACATGATAAAACGGAAGGGGGGACAAAAGAAGCTTACCTTGACAGTGAGGCAGCACCTAAATCAAGTCCATGAAACAAAAGGAGAAAACGCTAAAGTtagtaaaaatagaagaaaataatgttaGGGAAGTGATAAATTGTTAAGGAAACATACTCAATGAAGTTATCATATTCAATGGCCTTGTTCAGTCCACCAGTTTTGTCAAACTTGGAAACCAGCAGCTCCAAAACAGGACCATATACAGCATATCCCAAGCTATGTAAGGCCTCTCTTAATTCAGAGGAATCAATTTTTCCACTCCTATCCTTGTCAAATCTTTCAAAAATTGCCTACACATATTACAAGTTTTTCAATAAGATATAGCATATAAAGTAACACATCTCTCAAATTTGAGAAGAAGTAAATGCACAAAGTCATGTTGCTCGTgattctccaaaaatgttgTCGCAGTCACGTCGATTCTCAAAAtatacactacttttggaggatcaGACATGCATCCGCCGATATTTTtaagagtctgagcaacatagaTCGAAAGGTGGCTATGAGAAATTCAACTTCAACTTACCCTCCAGTTCTGAAGACTATAGAAGACTGCAGTGAATTCTTTGGGACCTGCttccatttaaaaaaaaggttggATTATATGAAAAGAGTTGATGGTAAAAAAACACCTAAAGTATCATCTTTTCTATTTAGCATAATCCATAAACATGACCCGTAACTTGACTTCCATGGACAACTATGTCATCAAATTTTGAGTGTACACaaataaacacttaaactttataaaattaaacaagcaAACACACGtgtcctacatgacataatTCACGTAGTAATGTAGGATAAAATTGTCATGTTAAGGTGCCATGTAGGAagatgtgtctatttgttcaactttatacaagtttgagTGTCTACTTATGTAAACCCAAAGTTAAAGGTCATAGATGTCATGTTAAgagtcatgtttatgtattatgactttcaattttggcataatacataaattggATCCTAAAcgtgacttcaaattttaactttgacctccaactttcataatgcacaaacagacactttaaatatccaacttttaaataaataaacacatgagtcctacatggcacaatacacgtaggacaccatgtaggacaaaaaatgacatgtaggatgacatATAGGACATGTGTATctgtttgttcaactttatacaaatttaagtgtctacttgtgcatattcaaagttgaagggcataaatgtgttttaaagccaagttaaaggacatatttatatattatgccttcAATTTTTGCTAATACCATAACTCAACAattcatttttctatttaacTACCTAAATTATCACTATTTTGCAAATTTCATACCTCAAAACTATCCATTG
This genomic window contains:
- the LOC101259734 gene encoding uncharacterized protein, with the protein product MGDKKKAGALFVRLVSTAGTGFFYVKKKTKTLITNQTKLEFRKFDPRVNCHVLFKEEKMK
- the LOC101259142 gene encoding ribosome biogenesis protein BRX1 homolog 1 codes for the protein MGKKRKHTETEAAAIEETAIERPKRTLLGFKDGSTEENKETSVVTFRNKEKVLVTCSRRINYRYRHLMLNLVSLLPHCKKDNKVESKDSKGATLNELVELKSCSSCLFFECRKGKDLYLWMAKCPNGPSVKFLVNAVHTMEELKLTGNHLKGSRPILTFSSNFDKQPHWKLLKEMFIQIFGTPKDHRKSKPFYDHVIVFSILDDHVWFRNYQISCPHNGATQKIDRGDLEKMTLVEVGPRFCLNPIKIFGGSFGGPTLYENPFYVAPNQIRSLEKKQKAGKYAKKVKAKARRKIHQLSNPMEVDEFADMWKE